Sequence from the Clostridium botulinum genome:
AAGTAGTATCAGAAGCTTTAAACAATGTAAGTAATTCATATGCAAAAATAAATGAAGGTCAAGGAACATTAGAAGATTATCAATTAGTAGGAGCATCATATGTAACAGATATAAATTTAGTAGATGTAAATTGGTATGTAAAAGGAAAAGATAATAGCACATTAAAGAAATTACAAGGAAATATAGACTCAATAAAAAAAGCGCTTAGTTATATAAATGGTGGTACTACAACTATAAGTTATTATGAAACACTAGGAATAAAAACAGTAAATTCAAATAATGCATCAGCAGTAAAAACTGCAATATTAGCAGCTAAAAAAGAAAAGAAAAATAATTTAACAAAATCAGAAATAAAACAAGTAGTAGAAGATGCATTAAAAGTTAAAGCTGTGAAAGCTAGAAGTATTTTAATGGAAGAACCTAAAATAAAAAATACAGCCAATGAAAATGAAGAAAAAGTTAAAGAAGTAACAAATTCAAAAATAGATGATATAAATAAAAAAGAAGAATCAAATATTTTACAAGAAAATATAAATGATATAAAATTATCAGATAAATTAGATTCAGAAAAACAAGATAATAAAAAAATAAGTGTAGAAGAAAATATAGATTCAACAAAATCATCTGTTGAAAAAGTTGATTTAATTAATAAAGATGATAATAAACAAGAAGTAAAAGAAAATAAAAAACTTGATGAAAAACAAAAGGAAATTATTACAGAGAAAGCAATAGAAAAAGTTAATTAGTTTAAAATTGATAATTATGCTTTTAATGTAATGAATATTGAAAGAATTGCATCAAAACAATTTTGATATACATTGGTAAATAAAAAAAAGGAATTCAATTTAAATAAGAATTGAATTCCTTTTTTATGTATATTAATATTAGTTCTCTAAATTGATGGAAAATATAATTCATAAATTGGGAAATAACTAAAAATCATTTCTAGGGAACTATATATTTTTTTATTAATAATTGTATGTACTGCATATTTTTTTTTATTAGTAGTATGTATGTAATGTGATTAATATTTTCAAAAAAATATTAAAAATAATATAAATTATTAATAAGTAATGCTTTATTATAATTTTTATATATTAATAAATAAGACATGTGGAGTAATTGAACTGATTGATTCTAAAATGAGTATGGTTCAGTTCTATTAGCGTGTTTTAAATATAAAACAATATCTTATTAATATAAAAATTTAAGGAGTTGAAGGTATGTCAGATAAAAATTATGAATTGGGCACTGAAGAGAGACAAGGTTGGATGGATAATTACTTTTTTAGACCTAGAGGAATTGGATTTACTGAAAATGGTACTGTACCTTTAGATAGTGCAGAAATGAGTGCTTATAATATTGCTAAGTCATGCTATCAAATATATCCTGAAGTTTTTAATTTAAATTATATTTCAGAAGTAACTAAAGTAGAGAAAGAAGAAATAAAAAAGAGAATTAGAAGAATGTATGATGAGCATTTGATTATGTTTGTTATGAATCCAGCTACTCAAGTTTATGGTTGGGGGCTTTATTATTGGGTAGTTAAACTAAAAGAAGGCACTACTAAGGAACAAAAAGCAGTTCTTTCTAAATGGTTCCAAGACAAAGATGACATATGTACAGGCTATGAAACAGATGGTGAATTTGATTTCTTTAATGGAAATCATATGAGAGTATTAGATAATTTATTGAGTGATGTAATAGCTCCATGGAAGGAAAATGAATATGTTGACTACGTACATTTATGCCCTATAAGAAGAGATGTAAGAGAATCAAATGTGAATATGTGGGATGTTAAAGGTGATGGGTATAGAAAACATGTATGGGGAAAAGATCAAATAAAAAAATTATTTGAAGTTCAAGATAAAATAGATGAAATAGATTTTGCAATAATAGATGCTATAAATAGTACAGAATCAATTGGTGATATGTTAGATTATGATGTTTTAGCACAGTTATCAGGACTAGATAGTGAAACTATGAAAAAAGATTTGATTAAAATAGTTGATGAAAAAAGAATAATACTTCCAATGATTTATTTAAATTTTAGAGCTTTAGATTTAAGCATGAAGATGTACTTGATAAGGTTGTTCCAAATAATACCTAGTGCTAGAAAGGCTGAAATTGTTGATGAATTATCAGAAATACCAGAATTAAATAATGTATTAGAATTTAGCGATTCTTTATACGACATAATGGTTACTGCTTATAATGAATTAACTGATTTAGATAAAATAAGAGATATATTAGATGGCTATGGAGAGATTGAAGAAATTAAGGAAGCTGATACTAAAAGGCAATATAGAAGATGGGTATGTCGTTTAGATGATGAAAATGGATATTGGGAAGAATGTGTATTTACAGATGATTTCCTTCAAGATAGAACACAATATAAGACAGTAAGATGCTGTAATAGTGTAGAGGAGGGGAAATAAATGAAGGTTGAATTTGCTCGTGATTATGTAGTTAATAACTTAAAATATGCGTTGAATCCTAAATCAATAGCTGTTGTAGGTGCTAGTAGATATGATACTAAAGTTGGATATAAGGTAATTCAAGGATTAAATAATTGGGGATATAAAGGAAAAATATATCCTGTAAATCCTAGAGCTGATTATGTATGTAACTTAAAAGCTTATAAGAGAGTAATTGATATTCCAGATGAAATAGATTTAGTTTTTATAGCAGTTCCAGCTCATATTGTAAAGATGATACTTAAACAATGCGTTGAGAAAAAAGTTAAAATAGTTGTTATAGCAACTAGTGCATTTAAGGAAATTGGAAGAGGAGAACTTCAAAATGAATTAACTCAATATTGTAGAGATAATGAACTTCCATTGATAGGTCCAAATCTTGTTGGAATGGGAAGTCCTTATTTGAATTTTAATTGTGGATTTATACCTTATTTACCAATCAAGGGGCCAGTGGCTATGATTTCACAATCAGGTGCTAACCTTTTAGCAGCACTTGGAACTTCTCAAAGTGACCACTTTGGAATGAGTTTCTTTGTTGGTCTTGGAAATAAGGCAGACGTAGATTTTTGTGAATTTATAAGTTATGCAGGAATAGATGAAAATACTAAATGTCTATCTGTATATATTGAAGGGTTAGATAGTCCAGAAGCATTTATAGATGTATGTAAGAAGTTTAATCATAAAAAACCAATAGTTACAATAAAAGTTGGTGGATCTAAGATAGGAGTTAAAGCAGCTTTTGCACATACTGCATCTGAAAACGAAGGAACTGATGATGCGTATTATGATGAAATATTTGAAGAAGCAGGCGCAATAAGGGCAACAACATGGCAAGAATTTTTAGATATGTCTTTAGCACTTGGAAGTCAGCCTTCATTAAAAGGTGAAAACGTTGTTATGATAACTAATGGGGGAGGCTCAGGATTATTAAGTTGTGACCACTTTGAAAGATGTGGAATGCCACTTAAGGAATTAAAAGAAATATCACCAGGGCTTGGAGAAAGAATTAAGGCTTATATGCCTATGTTTGGCTCACCATTAAATCCAGTAGATATTTCAGGAACAGCATCTCCAATACAATATAAAGGTGCATTTACACAAGCTATGAGGGATCCAAATGTTCATGGTGTTTTAGGCTCAATTTGTCCAACAGCAGTAACAGATGTTGATGTTGTAGTTGATATTGTAATTGAACTTCATGAGACATATAAGCATTTAAATAAACCATTTATTATGGAATGTCAAGGTGGAGAAGAGTGTCATAGAGCAATAATGAAATTAAGAGATCATGGAATACCAGCATATCCAACAGCAGAACAATCAGTAAATGCTATGTTGGCATTGTGGAAATATGGAAAAATTAAAGGGGATATTTAATTTGGACATTCAAAAAATGAACTGCAATTAAATAATTAGAGGTTAAAGATCACCATAAAGAAAGTTAAAGATGTTTAATTAATAGAGATTAATCTAAATTGTTATTTAATAATGTATATAAATAATGGAGGAGAATCAAGTCTAAACAATGGATGTGGTTCTCCTTATTTTTTACGTTCTATTAAGGCATACTATAAATTATGTAAATTACATTATGTAGTTAAATACAACATATACATATAAGAATACCACTTACAAGCAATAATTAACCACTTACTGTTGTTATATTTACAATGCAAGAAGTAATTAATATAATAAAAAATGTGGGGAGTGAAAATATGAAAATACGGATTGAAGTAGATAATAAAATTAAAGAAAATGAAGTGATTATTAGATGCAATGAACTAAGTGAAGAAGTTAAAAATATTCAAATTTTGCTTGGTGATATGTTATCAAATAAGAAGTGTATAACTTTTTACAAAGGTGATACTGAGTATTATCTTTCATTGGAAGAAATTTTATTTTTTGATACTGAAGAA
This genomic interval carries:
- a CDS encoding acetate--CoA ligase family protein, whose translation is MKVEFARDYVVNNLKYALNPKSIAVVGASRYDTKVGYKVIQGLNNWGYKGKIYPVNPRADYVCNLKAYKRVIDIPDEIDLVFIAVPAHIVKMILKQCVEKKVKIVVIATSAFKEIGRGELQNELTQYCRDNELPLIGPNLVGMGSPYLNFNCGFIPYLPIKGPVAMISQSGANLLAALGTSQSDHFGMSFFVGLGNKADVDFCEFISYAGIDENTKCLSVYIEGLDSPEAFIDVCKKFNHKKPIVTIKVGGSKIGVKAAFAHTASENEGTDDAYYDEIFEEAGAIRATTWQEFLDMSLALGSQPSLKGENVVMITNGGGSGLLSCDHFERCGMPLKELKEISPGLGERIKAYMPMFGSPLNPVDISGTASPIQYKGAFTQAMRDPNVHGVLGSICPTAVTDVDVVVDIVIELHETYKHLNKPFIMECQGGEECHRAIMKLRDHGIPAYPTAEQSVNAMLALWKYGKIKGDI